TTTGATTGCTAGTGGCGATCGCGCTTTGGTGTTGCAGCCGGAAAACATGCACCGTGCTTACGGCGGTCAAGTAAGCTTTTTCTCCGAACAGGTAGCATAGCGGAGTTTCAATCTGGTTATGTTCGAGATTTTCTTAGAACCTTTGCAGTACAGTTTCATGCAGCGATCGCTAATTGTGGCGGTGACGGTGGGATTGATTTGTGCTGTGGTGGGTAGCTATTTGATGGTACAGCGGTTGGCTTTGCTGGGAGATGCCATCAGCCACTCGTTGCTGCCGGGATTGGCGATCGCTTTTTTGTTGGGGGGCAATATTTTTGTGGGTGCTTTTATTGCCGGGATTGTGAGTACCATTTTGATTACTTGGATCCATACGCGATCGCCCATCAAAGAAGACGCCGCCATGGGAATTGTATTTTCCGCCTTCTTTGCCCTAGGGATTACCCTAATTACCATTATCCAGAAAAAAAATAAAATCGACTTAAACCACTTTCTATTTGGTAATATTTTAGGCGTAACAGCAGAAGATGCCCGCAACACAGCCATTATTGGGTTTATCGTCATTGCTGCCGTGGTTCTTCTCTACAAAGAACTTTTATTTTATAGCTTCGATCGCTTGGGAGCACAAGCCGCCGGTCTGCCTGTCAATTTGCTAAACTTTGGTTTAACCATTCTCATTGCCCTAACCGTGGTTGCCAGCATGAAATCCGTCGGCGTGATTTTGGTGCTGGCTATGCTGATTATTCCTAGTTCTACCGCTTATCTGCTAGTTCCCCGCCTCCATCAAGTCATGGT
This window of the Geitlerinema sp. PCC 9228 genome carries:
- a CDS encoding metal ABC transporter permease, yielding MFEIFLEPLQYSFMQRSLIVAVTVGLICAVVGSYLMVQRLALLGDAISHSLLPGLAIAFLLGGNIFVGAFIAGIVSTILITWIHTRSPIKEDAAMGIVFSAFFALGITLITIIQKKNKIDLNHFLFGNILGVTAEDARNTAIIGFIVIAAVVLLYKELLFYSFDRLGAQAAGLPVNLLNFGLTILIALTVVASMKSVGVILVLAMLIIPSSTAYLLVPRLHQVMVLGAILGVLSSISGMYLSYYYNLPSGPAIVLVAFGLFSLTFLFGPSHGVLTNRRGSNKRTSIIQEIKKLLQ